The DNA segment ggagCCGGCCTGGACATGATGTCCCCTTATCTCCTCCAAAAATTCCTTTCCACGCAGAGTTAAATATTAAACTGTtgggagtagacagtcagcgcctccttcccagggcaccaatgctcaagacgagagggcatggctttaaggttatgagtgggaggttcaggggagatgtcagggggaggtttttcacccagagagtggttggtgcatggaatgcactgcctggggtggtggtggaggcaaatacattggacaggttcaagagcttgttggataggcatatggaggagtgtgggatggggggatatgcgggaggaaggggttaggtagtgtgagggtggtttgatggacggcacaacatggtgggccgaagggcctgttttgtgctgtatggttctatggttctatggttgaaaAGTTGCCCTGAAGCGATTCAGCAAAAACTTGACACAGAGACAAAAGACAGAGCATCAGAAGACAGTCATATGCTCTGTgaaaaagagggagggagagagggcgatacaagagagaggggggatggagggagagggagagatagagagaccaCAGAGAGACAGGGGctaggaagagagagacagacaaaaGACAGACAGACAAGCAGACCGACCGACTGACAGAGCGATgaagagaaagacagacagagaagcagaaagagagagagagagagagagatagggaagCAGACAGACAGTCAGGCAGCGATAGAtatacagacagagagaaaggcagagaaaCAGACATGGAGACAGGGAGATatatgctctgtgtgtgtgtgtgtgtgtgtgtgtgtgtgtgtgtgagtgagtgagtgagtgagtgagagagagagagagagagaaatggtgcAGGTGGGAGAGACAAGGGGTGATTGGGGACCCACAAGCTGCAGACACCATCGCCAAAGTCGTTTACTGAGCCACTTACATAGCGGTGCAGTAATTACATCGAAAACTGGCCGCGTTTGTCTAATTGTAACCTGATATCAATTCCCTGGCGCTCAGTTTAATTGAAGCCTTCTGACCACCGCCGCGTGAAGATTTAAAGGCACATAGCTATGATAAAATGAGACGGCAGCAATGATTTATCCGACAGAGCGACCTATactgagacaggcccttcagtccattgcacccgtgccgaccatcaagcagccatctacactaaccgcattctgtttctctcctcctCGTGAACTTCCATCTCCCCTGACTCCCTTCCACTGAGTTACGCTGTTTTACAGCAATTTCCCTGACAATCAACTCGGACAATGCACGACCTCTCGCTGCTTACCCACTACATTCAGTTCGATGCGGGATGTGAATGAGAAGTTGGAGAACGGCGGGTTCGCTGTAACAACATATTCTCCGCTGTCATTCACTGCCAGGGATCTGAGTGTCAGGGATCCGTTACTCAGCAACTCGGCTCGGTCCGAGTAGTCGTTGTTGATATCTGTCATGTTGCCTATCCACACGGCTATGTCCCTGCAACTGAACCGCCATGTGCCGCTCCTGGAGCCGGAGGATATGTTTGCCTGAAGGGCTATAGGTGCCCCCACCGCCGCGTAGATCAAGTGCCTTTCGACCTCCAACTCGGACGGCTCCGGCTTGACTGCAAACAGAAATGGCCCCGAATTAGCAACGCGAGAGTAACTTGGAAAACGAACTCCCCAcgattccccccccccaacccccatctcaGGTTTTCAGCTGCAGCTCTCGTCGCGGATCCACGGGTTTTTGAGACATAAGGGGATTATCTCACCAGCGGCGATGCACaaagtgcagaggagcagagggaaccCGTGCTTTTGCATTTCAGCGTAGCAGCATTCGTCCTTTGCTGCCGGCCTCTTCGCTGCAGCCGCCTCTCTACAGAGCTCAGCGAGTGAGTCACATCGCCGGAATGCGCCGGTGGCCCGCTTCCAACGCTCGCTCTTATCTGCGCTGAAACACCCCCCCGAAACAGTCAAAACAACTCCCAAAAAGGCAGGAAGCTCTGAGCAATTACACTCCTTCGGAACTTCCTTTCACAAGCTTCAATTGTTTGCTCTGGCCGTGACATAGAAACAGCGCTGTGTGACTAAACCTCTCTCCCACTCGCACGCCGCCCCACATCGCACCCCTTCCTCCGCCACCTCAATCTGCAGCCGGCGAAGAGGGAAGGGATTGTCCCGTAAACACAATCGCAATGACTCAAACCGAAATGCACAAATGGCAGTTCTTCCCTGAGATAcatgaaaacatttaaagaaagaaaagctCTGCCGAGATATTTCACAATCAGAGTCGGCCAGACATTTCAAATAGTTAagaaaaaagcacagaaaatatttggcggcagccgttcaTGGAAAGTTTCTGTCATAAGTGTTTCCAGTTTGTTTTGGCAGTCCGCAGGCTGCCCTGTCCAtgagacatttttttttatttggctGTCCCACAGTTAATTGAAAGCAAGAGAGGATATCAAAGGGCGGTTACTCCCCTCGACCTGTTGCTAAATTCAGCGCCCACTGGGAACAGAAGACCGCTCAGACCACGGCTCTGTTACCATTCCGCTCATCCCCCACCAATAACCAACTCTCCCCATCCCAAATATCCTCCACCCCTGTGTTTACATCGTGACGGTTGGGATCTAAATCTGACTGTTCTCAGATGAAACTCATACTTTCAGTGCTTTCATATAAATGTCCGAAATAATCTTTATTTATGCAAGGAACATGTGCCACCTCGGCCTTTTCAGTTTATATCTGGGTGCATTCAAACTGTTAACGTTCAGTGCAGGGTTAATGTTTAAACAGAGCAATGCCCCCAGTTCTGAGAACTGCGTTTCAGGAAACTTGCCAAGGACTTCGTGGTTTAACGGCAGGTTGCTTCCTTCCAGTCCaagagaccccggttcgatcccgagCCCCAGCGcgctctgtgtgtatgtgtgtgtgtgtgtgtgtgtgtgtgtgtgtgtgtgtgtgtgtgtgtgtgtgtgaatgtgtttgtgtgtgtgtgtagagtttgcatcttctctgtgtgtgtgtgtgtagagtttgcatcttctctgtgtgtgtgtgtgtgtgcgtgcgtgcgtatgtgcgtgtgcgtgtgtgtgtgtatgtgtgtgtgtgtatgtgtgtctgtgtaatTTCCATGATCCTCCTGTGACCACGCgagcttcccccgggtgctccggtttcctcctacttcCCAACAACGACGTGGAGGAGggaggtcggtgggttaatttgcCTCAGTAaatttcacaccccccccccacccccagtatgTAAGTAAGTAAGGCGGAAGAATCAAAAGAGATATGGTGAGCATGTGAGGCGAATACGCTACAGGGATACAAAGAAGTTTTCCACAtttccattcggcccatcgagtcaatcTCGGCACATAAAACAGTACAATATTCCccaaattattttacatttaaccCACCCTCCCCACTTTCTGATCAaatacccccagattctacccctcgcccaCACAGTGGTGGGGCAATGTAAAGCGGTCGATTAAACCACCGACCACGCACTTCTGTGGTATGAAGAAGGAAACAGAAGCCCCCAGGGGCGGTCGCAGGgaaacgtgcaaaccccacaccaaCAGCATCgggggtcgggatcgaacccggtaCCCCGAGGTCAAGCGATGCAGCTCTACTATCTGCGTCACAACAGTTCGGAGCGTTGTTGTGCTGGTAGCTGGAatggagaaacaaagaaatgcagatgacagaatctggatgaaaacacgatgatgctggaggaactcagcggccaggcagcatccatggagaaaagtggtcaacgtttcgggtcaggaaccttcttcaggaccttcTTCAGAAGTCGAGGaacaggttagtaagtttgcagaggacacgaAAATTAGAGGTGTAGTGGATCGTGTAGCAGGTTGTCgcaggttacaacgggatatagacaagatggagttgggtggagaagttgccgatggagttcaatctgtgAAGTgtgagtgatacactttggaagaataaaCTTGAAGGCGGAATGCAGGATCAATggaaggattcttagcagtgtggaggaacagaggattcttggagtccaagttcacagatccctcaaagcCACGCGTTGATAGGGTGGGTAAGAAGGCGGATGGTGTGCCGGTCTTCATTAGTCCGGGGATTGagatcaagagccgcgaggtaaagATGCAGttctctaaaactctggttagaccacacttgggactattgtgttcagttctggtcgcctcattataggaaggatgtggaagcttcagagacggtgcagaggagatttaccaagaccctgcctagattagagaaaatgtcttacgaggaaaggttgagcgagctatggCTTTCCTGGAGCGACGTAGAATGAGAGGCGATTTGAATATGAGGGGCACATATAAagtggacagagtggacagccagcacatttTGCCCAGGGCCGCAATGGCAAATATCAGAGAAAATCaggttaaggtcagaggagggagGTATTGTGTACATACTAGCTCGAAGTAAATGCAATACAACCCGCCCCAACCCTCCCTGCCCACCAGCACCCCTGCAGGTTATTTCCTTTCAAATCGTATCCGATTGCATTTTGAATGTCGTAATCAAATCTGCCTCCATTATTACCCCTGAAGTGCTTTCCAACCACACAGctcattaaagaaaaaaaatcatattactTTCGGTTCGTTTGCAATCAGCTTCGTCCTGTCTCCCAGATCTTGACCACTCCACCGACGCCAGGTTTCTCTCTGTCTGCTTTGAATTTACCGTGCACGAATTTAAATGCTCTCCTTATTGCAGTATCACTGCCAAGGTCAGCAGTTATTCCCTATTCTTAATTAGCCCCTGAGACGGCGAGAAAATCTACATCGCTTGCTGGGCTTCTTCGAAGAGTCAATTCCCATAGAATGGATCAGGAGTCAC comes from the Pristis pectinata isolate sPriPec2 chromosome 39, sPriPec2.1.pri, whole genome shotgun sequence genome and includes:
- the LOC127587148 gene encoding uncharacterized protein LOC127587148, encoding MRQSGLAVEELQILGVNILDDLPWAQHRARLPEFTIHVERSQINVAVGDDALLSVRPSAKVRSGYWHFGEQAIAVWNADGNDYVNGYQSQSRLFPNGSLLLNSVKVSDSGTYRVHMNPSDGSQTMVNIILEVSATSTTTLRTVVTQIVELHRLTSGYRVRSRPPMLLGRTAICAFRFESLRLCLRDNPFPLRRLQIEVAEEGVRCGAACEWERVVLTVSGGCFSADKSERWKRATGAFRRCDSLAELCREAAAAKRPAAKDECCYAEMQKHGFPLLLCTLCIAAVKPEPSELEVERHLIYAAVGAPIALQANISSGSRSGTWRFSCRDIAVWIGNMTDINNDYSDRAELLSNGSLTLRSLAVNDSGEYVVTANPPFSNFSFTSRIELNVVVPVSKPTVVANLSEVLEGNGTVTLSCELTGDLPVILWMKDGKWLQYHDRMNITADNQTVTITAVNRSDSGSYQCEGHNSLVEKQAMNYG